One region of Gossypium raimondii isolate GPD5lz chromosome 6, ASM2569854v1, whole genome shotgun sequence genomic DNA includes:
- the LOC105771994 gene encoding cytochrome b-c1 complex subunit Rieske-4, mitochondrial-like isoform X2: MILADALSRRHDMGMILDVPTTVAAVKNPTSKIVYDEYNRKRFPPSDPSKRAFAYFVLSGGMFVLSMSARKDILTLASLEVNLSSIELGSTGDILAPASLEVNLSSIELGSTVTVKWRGKPLFIKRRTEEDIKTANSVDLASQG; the protein is encoded by the exons ATGATTCTTGCAG ATGCCCTCAGCCGAAGACACGATATGGGAATGATCTTAGATGTTCCTACTACTGTGGCAGCTGTGAAGAACCCTACTTCGAAAATTGTCTACGACGAGTATAATCGCAAGCGGTTTCCACCTAGTGATCCTAGCAAGCGTGCTTTTGCTTATTTCGTCTTGTCTGGTGGCATGTTTGTTCTAAGCATGTCTGCCCGCAAAGACATTCTTACACTCGCTTCCCTTGAGGTTAACCTTTCTAGCATAGAGCTAGGGAGCACTGGAGACATTCTTGCACCCGCTTCCCTTGAGGTTAACCTTTCTAGCATAGAGCTAGGGAGCACTGTTACCGTCAAGTGGAGAGGGAAGCCTCTTTTTATCAAACGTAGAACTGAAGAGGACATCAAGACGGCTAACAGCGTTGACCTTGCATCacagggatga
- the LOC105771994 gene encoding cytochrome b-c1 complex subunit Rieske-4, mitochondrial-like isoform X1, which produces MTAAPYTDALSRRHDMGMILDVPTTVAAVKNPTSKIVYDEYNRKRFPPSDPSKRAFAYFVLSGGMFVLSMSARKDILTLASLEVNLSSIELGSTGDILAPASLEVNLSSIELGSTVTVKWRGKPLFIKRRTEEDIKTANSVDLASQG; this is translated from the exons ATGACTGCTGCTCCCTATACAG ATGCCCTCAGCCGAAGACACGATATGGGAATGATCTTAGATGTTCCTACTACTGTGGCAGCTGTGAAGAACCCTACTTCGAAAATTGTCTACGACGAGTATAATCGCAAGCGGTTTCCACCTAGTGATCCTAGCAAGCGTGCTTTTGCTTATTTCGTCTTGTCTGGTGGCATGTTTGTTCTAAGCATGTCTGCCCGCAAAGACATTCTTACACTCGCTTCCCTTGAGGTTAACCTTTCTAGCATAGAGCTAGGGAGCACTGGAGACATTCTTGCACCCGCTTCCCTTGAGGTTAACCTTTCTAGCATAGAGCTAGGGAGCACTGTTACCGTCAAGTGGAGAGGGAAGCCTCTTTTTATCAAACGTAGAACTGAAGAGGACATCAAGACGGCTAACAGCGTTGACCTTGCATCacagggatga
- the LOC105771994 gene encoding cytochrome b-c1 complex subunit Rieske-4, mitochondrial-like isoform X3 produces the protein MGMILDVPTTVAAVKNPTSKIVYDEYNRKRFPPSDPSKRAFAYFVLSGGMFVLSMSARKDILTLASLEVNLSSIELGSTGDILAPASLEVNLSSIELGSTVTVKWRGKPLFIKRRTEEDIKTANSVDLASQG, from the coding sequence ATGGGAATGATCTTAGATGTTCCTACTACTGTGGCAGCTGTGAAGAACCCTACTTCGAAAATTGTCTACGACGAGTATAATCGCAAGCGGTTTCCACCTAGTGATCCTAGCAAGCGTGCTTTTGCTTATTTCGTCTTGTCTGGTGGCATGTTTGTTCTAAGCATGTCTGCCCGCAAAGACATTCTTACACTCGCTTCCCTTGAGGTTAACCTTTCTAGCATAGAGCTAGGGAGCACTGGAGACATTCTTGCACCCGCTTCCCTTGAGGTTAACCTTTCTAGCATAGAGCTAGGGAGCACTGTTACCGTCAAGTGGAGAGGGAAGCCTCTTTTTATCAAACGTAGAACTGAAGAGGACATCAAGACGGCTAACAGCGTTGACCTTGCATCacagggatga